The DNA segment TAATGTACCGAGGACTGTTCAGAGCAGATTCTATAGTCCGTCATCATGCTCACCTTCACCATAATATTTTAAAAATCTGAGCTTTTTGTTAACGTACTTGTAGTGAATTCTTGTTGAGGAGGGCCGTTGAGTCACCCTGAAACGATATTCTTTCCTTTGTACCAAATATTCATCTTGCAGATATGAGTCTTTCGCTGCTTCTTGCTTGTTTAACGTTAACCTTCTTGCGGTGTATTCAATGATATATTCTCTATGATTTTGAACTTTTACAAGATCTTTTAAGAATGTATTTGAAAATTCATATTCATAAAGGGGTTCTCTGTTCAATTTCTTAAACATAATCTTTAAGGCTTCGTTAAACTTTTCAATTTCATTTACACTATCAGGCCAGTAATCTGATGCTAGATTGACACAATCAAGCCATTCTCTTGGCTCGGCTATAACCAAAGGAATTATCTGAAAGGAGTGACAATCGCATAAAAAAAGGTAATCTTCTTTCAACCTATTGACACTCAAGCAAAAATACACATTTTCATTTCTGTCAATTACTATATGCATTAAATCCAAAAAAGCAAGTAAGGTTAAATCTCCAAGATTGCTACAGTCTAAATCGGGTTGAACCAAACACGAAGTTAAGTTTTTAGTGTTTTGAATACATTCCTTTGCATTATTAAAAGCTCTATATATAACTTGTACTATTTGCAAATTCCAATCTCTATTTAGTCGCCAAGGCGGTAATTGCGGAGAATCCCAAAGTAGCTTTTCTAGGTCATCTGTCCAATATATTTTTGTAATTCGATAATTATTGATATAATCTAAATTTTCCAGCAAATGTTGCAAGAAGTTATCTCTCTGCTCTAAATCTTGCCAATCAGGTTCAGATATAAACAAATTACCAGGATCAAAAACTGTTCTCATAACTTCTTTCTATTTTGCATTTTTACTGCTATTGGCTCTAGAAATTTGTCGCTTCCTTAGCCCTGCTTTTAGAATATTTTCCTGTTCTAATGCCGCTTGATCAAAAAAGTCTACAGGCCAGTTGGTAATCCCAAAATTTTCATCAATACATATTTCTTCATAAGTAGAACCAGAATCATTTGCACTAATAAAATAAATTCCAATCAAGTTCTTTAATACACCTATTTCATCCTCTACAATTCTTCTAACCAATCTATTTATAATATGATCGCTATGGGTTTCAACCATTACTTTCTTACCGGATTGAGCTAGCGCAATAAAGTAATCAGCTAACTGCATTTGAAGGTTAGGATGCAAATGAATTTCTGGTTGTTCAAGCAAGAGAGTATTTCGAGGTGGCATCCTTAGTCCTTCTAAAATGATTGGAAATATTTGACTTACCCCAAAGCCTACATCAGCAATACTAACGCGAGTTCTAGAGGCAGAGCTTGAGTTAAGATCCAAATAAACAATTTCATTTTTAAGTTCAGATTTAAATCCTCTTATATTCATCAAATCCAACCACTCTTGCACAGCAGCAGACAAGGTTAATTCTCTCTTCTGTTTAAAGGAGTTGGTTTTTTTATCGTAAAAATAATGATTGGAAACACTCTTATCTTGATCGATTAAATAGATATAAGCAGCATTCTCTCCTTTGATACCAATTTCTGTAATTTCATCCTCATATATGTATCTTCTAGATGGTTCCTCTCTCAAAGGTCCCAAATAACTGTATGAGGAAAAAATAGTTTGGAGTAGATTACTTATTCTATAAGTAGAAAATGAAATATCTGATAAACTGACATGTTTTTCGGAATCATTTTCAACCGAGATAGGTCCGATAGAAAACAAACTAGTAAACTTGATTTTTGCAGACGGTATTTCACCCGTGTTAACTAATTCTTCACGGCTAATTCTATTTCTTAAGTTTTTCCAATTAATTGTGTAAAAATCATTATCGATGAGCTTTATATCAATGAAAGCACCTGGTATTTTTTGATTGTCAGAACCTAAGGCTTCAATGCTAAACTGAAATTGCTCGACAGTTATTGTTTTAATATAACTTTTCCTCTTACTTTTTGCTTTAGGCAATTTTAATACTACTTTGGTATAAATTGAGATATCATGAGTTTGAGGCAAATTTCTTCTAGGAAAAAGCTCTCTAAGCGAAAAGCTCAATGGAATAGAATTTGCTCTAGATGCTGACCTGCGATCTTCTTTGGTTATCTTAAAATTAAGCTCAAAAATTAACCTATTATCTAAATCTTTTTCAAAAATTATATTTTCAAATGAACCCAGATGTACTAATCTTCCATTAAGTAAAATAATTTGATTTGGCTTTTGGCTTTCGATAGTTTGCTTTAGCAAAAGAATACTTTGTAGGATAGAACTCTTCCCACAGCTATTAGTTCCGCACAAAATAGTAATTGGTTTAACATTTAAATTTTCTAGGTTGTTAAATCCCTTGAAGTTTCTCAAAGAAATAGTTTCTAGCATATATTTTACCTTCAAGTCTCTTTGCCACTCAATCAAGTATACTCTTTGCCATTTCTATGGCTGTAGTCGAGGCAGGTTAACAACCGACACATCGGACGGACAAACACCGCTAGTGGGGGTGTCCGAGATTATCTGCCGACGTTGACTACAAACGCTTAGCATCCTGCAAATCCTGTCCTGCTTCTATCTGAGCATAACAGCGACTGTCAGGGCATACCCCACTGCACTGTAATAGTCCAAGCGATCGCTTAAATCAGCACTTGACATTCTTGGATAGTTTATTTAACCTTTTAATTAATTAACTGTATGGTTAAATAAGAGTGTCTTCCGATCAACTGAGCGTCACCTTTGCCGCCCTTGCCGATCCCACCCGGCGTGCAATCCTGGCTCACCTTGCCAAGGGTGAGGCATCGGTTACTGAGTTAGCAGAACCTTTTGAGATGAGCCTTCCTGCCATTTCCAAGCATCTCAAGGTGCTGGAGCGTGCCGGACTGATCGCGCGGGGTCGGGAGGCTCAATGGCGACCCTGCCAGATCAAAGCGCAGCCACTCAAGGACGCAATGGATTGGATCGAGCAATATCGCCAATTTTGGGAAGAGAGACTTGATCGGCTGGATGATTACCTGCACGAGTTACAAACCCAGGAGAAACAAGATGGGCAATAGAAATGATTCCATTGATGCTCAAAGCGAGGGTCTACGACCGACCTCCGGTCAACGCGAGATCGTCATCACCCGTGTCTTCAACGCGCCCCGTGAACTGGTGTTCAAGGCGTGGACTGACCCGGAACACGTAGCGCAGTGGTGGGGGCCGAAAGGCTTCACGACGAAGGTGACTGAGCTGGATCTGCGTCCAGGCGGTAAATCACGCTACGTCATGATTGGCCCAGACGGCACAGAGTACCCAGGCAAAGGTGTCTTCCGCGAAATCGTGCCTCTTGAACGGATTGTTACCACTGATGAATTTGATGAAGGCTTTGAAAAGGTCGTGAACGCCGATCTACCCAAGGGAATGGTGATGACGGTGCTTTTCGAGGATATGGACGGCAAGACCAAGCTCACACTCCGCATTGTGCATGAGTCTGCTGAAGACCGCCGGAAGCATGAGGAGATGGGGGTTATTGGCGGGTGGAACTCCAGCTTTGACTGCCTTGATGAGTTCTTGGCGAAAGCTTGAGTCTCCCTTGCCACGCATGAGACGGTCAACTGGTGGTCTTTTGTGAAACGACTCAAGCGGAACATTAGTTTCGCCTTGCCGATACTTCCATATATGCAATGAACTCTCAAAAGGAGGAAATATGGCTACTAAAATTTTCGTGAATCTGCCTGTAAAAGACCTGAATCAGTCGGTTGAGTTTTTTACGAAACTTGGCTTCAGTTTTAACGCTCAATTTACTGATGAAACGGCGACTTGCATGATCGTCAGCGATGACATCTTCGTGATGCTATTGACTCATGACAAGTTTAAGACGTTTACTCCGAAAGAAATTTGTGATGCAACCAAAAGCACAGAAGTGCTGGTTTGCTTATCTTCTGACAGCCGAGAACAAGTCGATGAAATGGTTCGCAAAGCAGTCGCCGCTGGTGGATCAACCTACAATGAACCACAAGACCACGGTTTTATGTACGCACATGGGTTTCAAGATTTAGATAGCCACATTTGGGAACTTGTCTACATGGAACCTAGTGCAATAAATCAAGGTTGAAAACGGAATCAGAGGAATGCCATTCAAGGGTCGATCGTTGTGGTGGTGAAAGGAATTTTGGGTTGAGCGATCGCTAAGGCAGATTGCAATGCCCGATTTTCCAGTTGGTAAATTTGTGGCGATCGCATACCTAGAAATTTGCCCACAACTAACTCGGTAGTCCCCGAATGTCATCAACTGTTCGGGGTGTGGGGACAAGAACGTGCAACTCCAGCTTAGGCTTCTGGGAGGAGATACATCAGGCTATCAATCAAGCGATCGCTCTCCATCGGCAGAATATCCTGACTGTGAAGCACTTTCTGTACCAGCATGAAATGAACTAAGGCACCTATCAAAATGCGTGCAGTTGCTTCGGGGTCGGCAATCTTTAAGTTTGGATACGATGCCAGATACTGGCTCAAGGTTTCAACGCTAGGTTTTACTAGCGTGCGAACAAAGATTTGCGCCAGTTTGGGAAAGCGCCCAGACTCGCCAATAATTAGCCGCAACAGGGCAATTTCTTCGCTATCACAAATGATCTCATTCAATGCCTTCGTTAATAGCTGCCGCAACATGACCCGACCATCTCCTTCCGGCAGCAGGGAACGTTGGATGATGGAAAGCTTTCTGTAAGCAAACCGTTGGATGAGGGCGGTGAACAATCCTTCTTTATCTTGAAAGTAACTGTAAACCGTTGCTTTGGATACGCCAGCCGCCTTCGCCACCCGATCCATGCTGGTAGCGGCATAGCCATGCACCAAAAACTCTTGCATTGCGCCTGTCAATATCTGTTCGGCTTTCTCTCCCAACCCATCCTGCTTCGGTTCCGTCATCTTCGTCTGTCTCATCCATTCCCGATCTGATTGTCACAGTCATTCTAGGGGCATTCGCTTTGAGGAGTTCTAGAGAATTTTCAGGACTCCCTTGACGTTATTATACTAAACCGTTTAGTTTAGTTATAGAAAAACTAAACGGTTTAGTTTAGTCGCTTCCTAGAACTGGGGAATCTGACAGATGATGCAAGAAGTGGCAGCAGGTAATCCATCCTCCAAACGTCTTTCCCGACCACTGACTCTGCTGGCGATCGCTGCAACGCTGGCAACAGGTGGAGTGATGGCATATAGCGTTTCGCAAGGGCGTATCCAGCAATCCAGTCCGACCCCATCCACAGTTATCAGTACGCCCCAAATCCAGACGGTGACGGCGTTGGGACGGCTAGAGCCAGAGGGTGAAGCGATCGCGCTTTCTGCACCCACATCTGCTGAGGGGAATCGAGTAGATCAACTGTTAGTCAAGGAAGGCGATCGCGTTCGCAAAGGACAAGCAATTGCGATACTCAACAGTCGCGCTCGCCTCCAGGCATCTGTGATGCAGGCACAAGAACAGGTGCGAGTTGCCCAAGCCAAACTTGAACAGGTGCGTGCAGGAGCAAAGACGGGCGAAATCCAGGCGCAACGCTCCCAGATTGCCCAACTGGAAGCTGAACGGGTCGGGGACTTGAACGCGCAAGCCGCTACCGTTGCCCGTCTAGAAGCGGAAGTGCAAAATGCACAGGTGGAATATCAGCGCTACGCATTGCTTTACCAGAACGGAGCGGTTTCGGCATCCCAGCGCGATAGTAAACGACTGACACTTACAACTGCTCAAAAGCAACTTCAAGAAGCGCAAGCCGCCCGCGATCGCACTCGGAATTCTCGCCAACAGCAACTCAATGAAGCCCGCGCCACCTTGGAGCGAATTGCAGAGGTGCGCCCAGTAGACGTGCAGGTAGCCCAAGCCGATGTCCGGCAAGCCTTAGCAGCCGTTGAGCAAGCCAAGGCAAACTTAGAGCAGGCATCCGTGCGATCGCCTCAAGATGGTCAAATCCTCAAAATTTATACCCGTCCTGGCGAACTAATTAGCAACGACGGGATTGCGGAAATTGGGCGAACGCAACAGATGTTTGCGATTGCAGAAGTTTATCAGAGTGACATCAAGAACATCCGTCCAGGGCAAACGGCGCGGGTGAGTAGTGACTCGATTGACAGCGAACTCATTGGTACTGTCGAACAGGTTGGCTACAAAGTGCTGCGCCAAGACATTGTGAATAGCGATCCCTCCGCCAATATTGATGGGCGCATTGTGGAAGTCAAAATTCGTCTGGATGCAGACTCTACTCGCAAGGCTGCCCGACTCACGAATCAGCAAGTTAAGGTGGTCATTGAACTATGATTAGCTTCCAACAACTCCAACGTCGAACACCGTTAGGATGGCTGCAACTGAGTCATCAAAAAGGAAAACTGGTCGTCGCGTGTGCGGGTGTTGTGTTTGCAGATGTCTTGATGTTGATGCAGTTGGGGTTTCAGGGTGCGCTATTCAACAGCGCCGTTCTTGTCCACAATAGCGTTCGCGCCGATGTCGTTCTGCTCAGCCCTCAAGCGCGCAATCTAACCAATATGTCGTCCTTCCCGCGACGGCGGTTGTACCAGTCGATGGATATTCCGGGCGTTCAGTCTGCGGAAGCGCTCTACGCCAACATGGTGAACTGGAAGCATCCGACCACCCAGCGCGAAACCAGTATGCTGATGTTAGGATTTGACCCTAACAGCTCAGTCTTTGAGCAACCAGACATTAACCAACAATTAAACCAGATTAAGCTGCCTAACACAGTTTTGTTTGACAGCGGTAGCCGTGGAGACTACAAAGCAGCGATCGCGCAACTCGAACAAAACCAGCCACTAAAGACAGAAATTGAGCGCCATAGTGTTACCGTTGCTGGCAAAATTCGCATCGGATCTTCCTTTGGTGCAGACGGACACCTGATTACCAGCGACCAAAACTTTCTGCGGTTGTTTCCCCGCAGACAGGCAAGCAGCGTTAGTGTCGGCTTACTGCAACTGCAACCCGGAACCGATCCAGTGCAAACGGTACAAGCTTTGAAAGCACACTTGCCCAATGATGTTCAGGTTCTGACTCGGCAGGAATTTATCGAGTTTGAAAGAAGCTACTGGGCAAAGAATACACCGATTGGATTTATTTTTAACTTGGGCGTGACAATGGGCTTCATTGTTGGCGTCATCATCGTCTACCAAGTTCTCTCAACAGATGTGAATGCTCACATGGGAGAATACGCCACTTTCAAGGCAATGGGCTATCGCAATCGCTATCTACTCATGGTGGTGTTTGAAGAAGCCGTTATCTTGGCAATCATCGGCTTTATCCCTAGTATTGCCATTTCCGCAGGACTGTACCGCCTGACTCGTAATGCGACGAATTTGCCTCTCTACATGACTGTGGCGCGAGGGATTTTTGTGTTGGTGTTGACGATGGTGATGTGTACCTTGTCTGGAGCGATCGCTACCCGCAAATTGCAATCCGCTGACCCGGCTGATATGTTTTAGGGAATGGTTAACGAGAAGAATTTTTTGACATCAAAATTACCAATTATCAATTATTAAATACCATGCCTCCTCAACCTGTCATTTCTATTCAAAACCTCAATCATTACTTTGGTCAAGGTCAACTCCGCAAACAAGTTTTATTTGACATCAGTTTAGAAATTAATGCTGGTGAGATTATCATCATGACCGGCCCCTCTGGTTCCGGCAAAACCACGCTGCTAACTTTAGTCGGTGGACTGCGATCTGCCCAATCGGGTAGTCTCAAGGTGTTAGGACAAGAACTCTGTGGTGCAAATCCGACAGCACTGGTACAAGCGCGACGGCACAATGGTTATATCTTTCAGGCGCACAACTTGCACGGTAGCTTAACGGCACTCCAGAACGTCAAGATGGGCTTAGAGTTGCACAAGGACATTTCTCCACACCAGATGCGCCAGCGCTCAGCCGAAATGCTAGAACAAGTAGGATTGGGAAATCGGATCAATTACTATCCCGCCGATCTGTCGGGTGGGCAAAAGCAACGGGTAGCGATCGCTCGTGCCTTGGTAAGCCGTCCCAAAATGATTCTTGCTGATGAACCGACTGCTGCTCTCGATAGCAAATCCGGTCGTGAAGTTGTTAGCCTAATGCAAACGCTGGCAAAAGAACAAGGTTGCACCATTCTACTGGTGACTCATGACAACCGCATTTTGGATATTGCCGATCGCATTGTTCACATGGAGGATGGACACTTAATAAGTGATACTGCGCTGGCATCAGTCGCTTAGAAACGGGTTGTAAATATAGCAATTGTCTATGGGATGCAGTACGGTTTAACCCCACCCCTGCCCCTCCCCGTAAACGAGGAGGGGTTCAATATTCTGCCCTCTTCGTTCACCCAGAGGGGTTGGGGGTGAGATTCCTTAATTCTTATTGAGGTCTTTTTGTTGTAGGTGTTGCTGGACTGATCGCAGGTGCAGGGAAAAATGGAGACTTACAAAAGACTATCTATGGAGGTTGCTAAAAGTATTCAAAGCTATTGGTATGAAGGGCGCTGTCCTCAAAGTGGTGAACTGCTGAGACTACCCCGCACCCCGGAAGCAGAAGCGATCGCTAGAGAGTTAATGCAGCATCTTGCCAATAATGACTGTTATTCCGATGAAGGCAAGATGTATGGAATCCTGCTGGTTGAACTGCCGAATGGCGAACAACAGATACTTAAAGCCTTCTCTGGTCTTCTCAATGGTAATAGCACGATCGAGGGCTGGGTGCCGCCAATTCCGGGACGAGATGAAGTTGCCCTAGAAGAAGCCCACACCTTAGCTCAACTGGAGGCGATTAAGCAGGAATTGATTACCCTGAAGCAACTTCCAGAATGGCAGCAGTACGAAACGCACTCTCGCAAGTTTCAACAGCAGTTGCAAGAAATGAGCGATCGCCATCGAGATTGCAAGCAGCAACGACACCGAAAACGTCAGCGACTCTGCGAAACGCTGACTGGAGAAGCGCTAACGATTGCCCTTGAAGAACTTGACGAAGAAAGTCGTCAGCATGGAATTGAGCGACGAATGCTCAAACGCCAGCAGAATGATGTGTTGCAGCCACTCAAGCAACGGATTGAAGCAACCCAGGCGCGGATGCGCGAACTCAAACAACAGCGCAAAGAACTATCCCGCGAATTGCAGACTCAGATGCACGCGGCATACAGCCTGACTAATTTTGCAGGGCAGTCTCTATCGTTGCAGCAATTGATGCCAGGAGGTTCTATGCCTACTGGAACCGGAGACTGTTGCGCCCCCAAGCTGCTGCACTATGCGGCAACGCATGGGCTTAAACCACTGGCAATGGCAGAGTTTTGGTGGGGGTCATCCTCAGCAGATCGAGACAAAATTCAAGGAGAATTTTATGGAGCCTGTGCGGAACGCTGTCAGCCGTTGATGGGGTTTCTGCTATCGGGATGGGAACCTACCCCCCCCTTCAATCCTCCCCTGCCCCCCCTTAAAAAGGGGGGGCAGGGAGGAAAAGGCCCCTCCCCTCTCAGGGGAGGGGTTTGGGGAGAGGTTCCGATTCTTTATGAAGACGAATGGCTGATTGCGGTAAATAAACCCGCAGGGTTACTATCTGTACCTGGTCGTTATCGCGATCGCTTTGATAGTGTCCTCAGTCGCTTGCGTCATCTATTGCCAGATGGCATGGCGATCGCATCTGTGCATCGTCTGGATCAAGAAACATCTGGTATTCTCTTGCTGGCACGCGATCGCCAAACCCATCGCCAACTGAGTCAGCAGTTTCAGCAGCGGCAAGTTCACAAGGTTTATGAAGCCGTACTTTCCGGTTCTGTGACAGTTGAGCAAGGTACGGTTGAATTACCGCTGTGGGGAGATCCTGAGAATCGTCCGTATCAGAAAGTCGATGAACGCGGTAAACCTAGCTTGACTCGCTTCCAAGTTATCGCCAAGGAAGATAACTATACTCGTGTAGAGTTTATACCCTTAACCGGACGCACCCATCAGCTACGGGTTCACGCAGCCGATCCGCGAGGACTTGGGGTAACAATATTGGGCGATCGCCTTTATGGATGCCCTACAACTGCCAGTCGCTTACATCTGCACGCCAGGGAACTTCGCTTTGTGCATCCGCAATCTGGAGAAACTTTGCATTTACAAACAAAGACACCGTTTTGATAAATTGCTTGTATGACGGTAACTTATCAAAGGCCATCACCACTTCAAAAAGCTCCACGATAAACACCGATTCCAAAGCCGGACAAACCACCCCCAGAACCGATGGCAATCGTTTTGCCATCTGGGCTAAAAGCAATACTGCTTGTGTATATGCGACCAAGATGCTGCTCGTCGAAGAAACCCTCATACAGTGTTTTATGTAGCGTTCCGGTTCGCAAATTCCACAATTTGACTGAATGCTTCATAGAATCAATAGCAACAAGCTTCTGCCCATCGCCGCTAATTGCAGTGAGAGTCCCCCCCCTTTCGGGTA comes from the Coleofasciculus sp. FACHB-1120 genome and includes:
- a CDS encoding DUF3696 domain-containing protein, with the translated sequence MLETISLRNFKGFNNLENLNVKPITILCGTNSCGKSSILQSILLLKQTIESQKPNQIILLNGRLVHLGSFENIIFEKDLDNRLIFELNFKITKEDRRSASRANSIPLSFSLRELFPRRNLPQTHDISIYTKVVLKLPKAKSKRKSYIKTITVEQFQFSIEALGSDNQKIPGAFIDIKLIDNDFYTINWKNLRNRISREELVNTGEIPSAKIKFTSLFSIGPISVENDSEKHVSLSDISFSTYRISNLLQTIFSSYSYLGPLREEPSRRYIYEDEITEIGIKGENAAYIYLIDQDKSVSNHYFYDKKTNSFKQKRELTLSAAVQEWLDLMNIRGFKSELKNEIVYLDLNSSSASRTRVSIADVGFGVSQIFPIILEGLRMPPRNTLLLEQPEIHLHPNLQMQLADYFIALAQSGKKVMVETHSDHIINRLVRRIVEDEIGVLKNLIGIYFISANDSGSTYEEICIDENFGITNWPVDFFDQAALEQENILKAGLRKRQISRANSSKNAK
- a CDS encoding metalloregulator ArsR/SmtB family transcription factor, producing MSSDQLSVTFAALADPTRRAILAHLAKGEASVTELAEPFEMSLPAISKHLKVLERAGLIARGREAQWRPCQIKAQPLKDAMDWIEQYRQFWEERLDRLDDYLHELQTQEKQDGQ
- a CDS encoding SRPBCC domain-containing protein, producing the protein MGNRNDSIDAQSEGLRPTSGQREIVITRVFNAPRELVFKAWTDPEHVAQWWGPKGFTTKVTELDLRPGGKSRYVMIGPDGTEYPGKGVFREIVPLERIVTTDEFDEGFEKVVNADLPKGMVMTVLFEDMDGKTKLTLRIVHESAEDRRKHEEMGVIGGWNSSFDCLDEFLAKA
- a CDS encoding VOC family protein, with the protein product MATKIFVNLPVKDLNQSVEFFTKLGFSFNAQFTDETATCMIVSDDIFVMLLTHDKFKTFTPKEICDATKSTEVLVCLSSDSREQVDEMVRKAVAAGGSTYNEPQDHGFMYAHGFQDLDSHIWELVYMEPSAINQG
- a CDS encoding TetR/AcrR family transcriptional regulator → MRQTKMTEPKQDGLGEKAEQILTGAMQEFLVHGYAATSMDRVAKAAGVSKATVYSYFQDKEGLFTALIQRFAYRKLSIIQRSLLPEGDGRVMLRQLLTKALNEIICDSEEIALLRLIIGESGRFPKLAQIFVRTLVKPSVETLSQYLASYPNLKIADPEATARILIGALVHFMLVQKVLHSQDILPMESDRLIDSLMYLLPEA
- a CDS encoding ABC exporter membrane fusion protein, with translation MMQEVAAGNPSSKRLSRPLTLLAIAATLATGGVMAYSVSQGRIQQSSPTPSTVISTPQIQTVTALGRLEPEGEAIALSAPTSAEGNRVDQLLVKEGDRVRKGQAIAILNSRARLQASVMQAQEQVRVAQAKLEQVRAGAKTGEIQAQRSQIAQLEAERVGDLNAQAATVARLEAEVQNAQVEYQRYALLYQNGAVSASQRDSKRLTLTTAQKQLQEAQAARDRTRNSRQQQLNEARATLERIAEVRPVDVQVAQADVRQALAAVEQAKANLEQASVRSPQDGQILKIYTRPGELISNDGIAEIGRTQQMFAIAEVYQSDIKNIRPGQTARVSSDSIDSELIGTVEQVGYKVLRQDIVNSDPSANIDGRIVEVKIRLDADSTRKAARLTNQQVKVVIEL
- the devC gene encoding ABC transporter permease DevC, which produces MISFQQLQRRTPLGWLQLSHQKGKLVVACAGVVFADVLMLMQLGFQGALFNSAVLVHNSVRADVVLLSPQARNLTNMSSFPRRRLYQSMDIPGVQSAEALYANMVNWKHPTTQRETSMLMLGFDPNSSVFEQPDINQQLNQIKLPNTVLFDSGSRGDYKAAIAQLEQNQPLKTEIERHSVTVAGKIRIGSSFGADGHLITSDQNFLRLFPRRQASSVSVGLLQLQPGTDPVQTVQALKAHLPNDVQVLTRQEFIEFERSYWAKNTPIGFIFNLGVTMGFIVGVIIVYQVLSTDVNAHMGEYATFKAMGYRNRYLLMVVFEEAVILAIIGFIPSIAISAGLYRLTRNATNLPLYMTVARGIFVLVLTMVMCTLSGAIATRKLQSADPADMF
- a CDS encoding DevA family ABC transporter ATP-binding protein, which translates into the protein MPPQPVISIQNLNHYFGQGQLRKQVLFDISLEINAGEIIIMTGPSGSGKTTLLTLVGGLRSAQSGSLKVLGQELCGANPTALVQARRHNGYIFQAHNLHGSLTALQNVKMGLELHKDISPHQMRQRSAEMLEQVGLGNRINYYPADLSGGQKQRVAIARALVSRPKMILADEPTAALDSKSGREVVSLMQTLAKEQGCTILLVTHDNRILDIADRIVHMEDGHLISDTALASVA
- a CDS encoding RluA family pseudouridine synthase, whose protein sequence is MEVAKSIQSYWYEGRCPQSGELLRLPRTPEAEAIARELMQHLANNDCYSDEGKMYGILLVELPNGEQQILKAFSGLLNGNSTIEGWVPPIPGRDEVALEEAHTLAQLEAIKQELITLKQLPEWQQYETHSRKFQQQLQEMSDRHRDCKQQRHRKRQRLCETLTGEALTIALEELDEESRQHGIERRMLKRQQNDVLQPLKQRIEATQARMRELKQQRKELSRELQTQMHAAYSLTNFAGQSLSLQQLMPGGSMPTGTGDCCAPKLLHYAATHGLKPLAMAEFWWGSSSADRDKIQGEFYGACAERCQPLMGFLLSGWEPTPPFNPPLPPLKKGGQGGKGPSPLRGGVWGEVPILYEDEWLIAVNKPAGLLSVPGRYRDRFDSVLSRLRHLLPDGMAIASVHRLDQETSGILLLARDRQTHRQLSQQFQQRQVHKVYEAVLSGSVTVEQGTVELPLWGDPENRPYQKVDERGKPSLTRFQVIAKEDNYTRVEFIPLTGRTHQLRVHAADPRGLGVTILGDRLYGCPTTASRLHLHARELRFVHPQSGETLHLQTKTPF